In a single window of the Mauremys reevesii isolate NIE-2019 linkage group 3, ASM1616193v1, whole genome shotgun sequence genome:
- the LOC120400762 gene encoding translation initiation factor IF-2-like: MYGGCSLSLQEGNSHSNPARDAALGQCPSLSASICGWWQPGPKLCSQLQPGGCRACESRAIPRQLRAAYVAAPALATSPIPWPAFPWAAPTARGRAIPRGVWGPGQLPPPHFLPFPPAPPLARPHSTSSPSDPALTSSSGKRSNLAPARSTLPAPSCIAPLPAAGECGEVGERIAPHSHWRREVERCSPSPLHVPHPGPSCVAGGRGGVRERFLPPHPPDSPAAGSRAPRLGAGGVERAGAGLLHFPSLPVSGGSLPSSDRAGAREAERAVPGPRLFLWACGPPKSAPLCSCLPDPGGEAWGPTQPPIRGGGCCVGHPNG, from the exons ATGTATGGAGGGTGCAGCCTCTCTCTGCAGGAAGGAAACTCCCATTCAAACCCAGCAAGAGATgctgccctggggcagtgtcCCTCCCTAAGCGCCTCCATTTGTGGCTGGTGGCAGCCAGGGCCAAAGCTTTGCTCTCAGCTCCAGCCTGGAGGCTGCAGGGCATGTGaaagcagggccat ccctaggcagctgcgtgctgcatatgtggcagcaccagccctggcgaccAGCCCTATACCCTGGCCGGCCTTCCCATGGGCTGCACCCACTGCAaggggcagggccatccctaggggggtATGGGGCCCTGGACAACTCCCTCCGCCCCACTTCTTACCCTttccccctgctccgcccctggcccggccccattccacctcttcccccagtgaccccgcactcaccagcagcagcgggaagcggagcaacctggccccagcccgctctactctgccagctcccagctgcattgctccgcttcccgctgcgggtgagtgcggggaggttggggaaaggatcgCCCCCCACAGTCactggcggcgggaagtggagcgatgCAGCCCTAGCCCACTCCACGTCCCTcaccccggccccagctgtgtcgctggggggagggggggagttagGGAAAGgtttcttcccccccaccccccagactcaccggcagcgggaagcagagcgccgcggctgggagctggtggagtagagcgggctggggccgggctgctccacttcccgtCGCTGCCGGTGAGTGGGGGATCCCTTCCCTCAAGCGACAGGGCCGGGGCAAGGGAAGCGGAGCGGGCTGTTCCTGGCCCCCGATTATTTCTCTGGGCCTGTGGGCCCCCCAAAAGtgcccccctctgctcctgcctcccagaccccgggggggaggcctggggccccacacaacCCCCCAtccggggaggggggtgttgcgtagggcacccaaatggctag